In Hyphomicrobiaceae bacterium, the following are encoded in one genomic region:
- a CDS encoding MoxR family ATPase: MSPRDSVLEIQKRVNSSIVGQEKVVERLIIALLANGNVLLEGLPGLAKTRAIRSLSKAIESDFSRIQFTPDLLPSDVTGGEIYRAEGQGEGKFEFRQGPIFGNLVLADEINRAPAKVQSALLEAMEERQVTVSGTTYKLPDLFMVLATQNPIEQEGTYPLPEAQMDRFLMHVRITHPSDADEVKVLRLVRGEEGGSEGGPPPKIPQSEIFAARDEIHAVKLVEAVENYMVALIAASRRPAEFGDELKNWISIGASPRGTLALDRTSRAYAWLHGRDYVTPEDVQAVAHDCLRHRVSLSYEATADGKSSDDVIDELIRQVAVAI, translated from the coding sequence ATGTCACCACGTGATTCCGTTCTCGAGATTCAAAAGCGCGTAAACAGCTCCATTGTCGGTCAAGAGAAGGTCGTCGAGAGGCTCATCATTGCGCTTCTTGCCAACGGCAACGTGCTGTTGGAGGGATTGCCCGGGTTGGCAAAAACGCGCGCCATCCGAAGCCTTTCCAAAGCGATTGAAAGCGATTTTAGTCGCATCCAATTCACGCCCGATCTGTTGCCATCCGACGTTACCGGCGGTGAGATCTACCGCGCAGAGGGGCAAGGCGAAGGCAAGTTCGAATTTCGCCAGGGTCCCATTTTCGGAAATCTCGTACTGGCCGACGAAATCAACCGTGCGCCTGCAAAAGTGCAGTCGGCCTTGCTTGAGGCGATGGAAGAGCGGCAGGTGACCGTATCGGGCACCACCTACAAGTTGCCCGATCTCTTCATGGTGCTCGCGACGCAAAACCCGATCGAGCAGGAGGGGACTTATCCACTCCCGGAAGCGCAGATGGACCGTTTTCTTATGCATGTGCGCATTACCCATCCCAGCGACGCCGACGAAGTGAAAGTGCTGCGACTTGTGCGAGGCGAAGAGGGTGGCTCCGAAGGAGGGCCTCCGCCCAAAATCCCTCAGTCCGAGATCTTCGCCGCCCGTGATGAAATCCACGCGGTGAAATTGGTTGAAGCGGTTGAGAACTATATGGTCGCCCTCATCGCCGCGAGCCGGCGGCCAGCCGAATTCGGAGACGAACTCAAGAACTGGATCAGCATCGGGGCAAGTCCGCGCGGGACGCTCGCGCTTGATCGGACTTCGCGTGCGTATGCGTGGTTGCATGGTCGGGACTATGTAACGCCTGAGGACGTCCAGGCGGTTGCGCACGACTGCTTGCGCCATCGTGTGTCTCTGTCTTACGAGGCCACCGCGGATGGTAAGAGCTCGGATGACGTCATTGACGAATTGATCCGTCAGGTGGCGGTCGCCATTTGA
- a CDS encoding DUF4381 domain-containing protein translates to MDDRADLSQLADVVQTAPVPWWPPAPGWWIVGAAFLISLLILSLAAVLRYRRNAYRRAALAELSALSPATDPESAAKISAILKRVALVSYPRTDVARLSGSAWLSFLDGAGATHDFTESPAAQLVTAPYSGQLRDGDRVLAVAQDWVRNHRVEAG, encoded by the coding sequence ATGGATGATCGAGCCGATCTCTCGCAACTTGCCGACGTCGTGCAGACAGCGCCCGTACCGTGGTGGCCACCTGCTCCGGGCTGGTGGATCGTCGGGGCTGCATTCCTTATATCTCTGCTGATCCTTAGTCTCGCCGCCGTGCTCCGCTATCGGCGCAACGCTTACCGTCGTGCGGCCCTCGCGGAACTTTCAGCACTATCACCGGCTACCGATCCAGAGAGTGCCGCGAAGATCTCCGCAATTTTGAAACGTGTCGCGCTCGTTTCGTACCCTCGCACCGACGTAGCGCGTCTTTCAGGATCGGCATGGCTTTCCTTTCTCGACGGCGCAGGCGCGACGCATGATTTTACAGAAAGTCCGGCTGCTCAGCTGGTGACCGCTCCTTACAGCGGCCAGTTGCGAGATGGCGACAGAGTTCTGGCTGTTGCCCAGGATTGGGTTAGGAACCATCGTGTGGAGGCCGGGTAA
- a CDS encoding VWA domain-containing protein, with product MLSFAYPWLALIAPLPLLVFYLLPAYERRSTAVRVPFFRDLARLSGAEIRQGASIGRRDLWRLLVLAVCWLLAVLAVMRPQWVLPPIHHDKPARDLLLLVDLSGSMDTADFTDASGKTVNRLTAVKQVLDDFLSRREGDRVGIIVFGNAAYVLVPFTTDLKLARQMLGEMQVGMAGPRTVFGDAIGLGINHFAASTAPAKTMIALTDGNDTASSVPPAEAARIAKDNGIVIHTVAVGDPSAVGEEKLDEAALKDVASVTGGGYYHALDRKELAGIYTKLDEIETRKVETVSFQPRVELYWIPLAALLLLTLFVQALRLVRWPRHAQVQEAT from the coding sequence ATGCTGTCTTTTGCATATCCCTGGCTGGCGCTTATCGCACCGCTTCCGCTGCTGGTCTTCTATTTGTTGCCAGCCTACGAACGTCGCAGCACGGCGGTTCGCGTGCCGTTCTTCCGCGATCTGGCGCGGCTTAGCGGAGCAGAAATTCGCCAGGGAGCGAGCATCGGACGGCGCGATCTGTGGCGCTTGCTCGTGCTTGCCGTGTGTTGGCTGCTGGCGGTGCTCGCGGTGATGCGTCCGCAGTGGGTTTTGCCGCCGATCCACCATGATAAGCCAGCTCGAGATCTTCTTCTGCTGGTGGATCTCTCCGGCTCGATGGATACCGCCGACTTCACCGACGCCTCTGGCAAGACGGTCAACCGGCTGACGGCTGTGAAGCAGGTGTTGGACGATTTCCTGTCGCGGCGAGAGGGCGACAGGGTTGGCATTATCGTGTTCGGGAACGCTGCCTACGTCCTGGTGCCATTCACGACCGACTTGAAGCTTGCGCGCCAGATGCTCGGCGAAATGCAAGTGGGCATGGCGGGCCCACGTACCGTCTTTGGTGACGCAATCGGTCTGGGCATCAATCATTTTGCGGCCTCAACCGCTCCCGCCAAAACCATGATTGCGCTGACCGACGGCAACGATACGGCGAGCAGTGTGCCGCCGGCTGAGGCTGCGCGCATCGCAAAGGACAACGGCATCGTCATTCATACTGTAGCGGTCGGCGATCCCAGTGCGGTCGGCGAAGAGAAGCTCGATGAAGCCGCGCTCAAGGATGTCGCCAGCGTTACTGGCGGGGGCTATTACCACGCGCTGGATCGCAAAGAGCTTGCCGGCATTTACACAAAGCTCGACGAGATCGAGACCCGAAAAGTCGAGACGGTTTCTTTCCAGCCACGCGTCGAGCTGTACTGGATACCGCTCGCGGCGCTCCTGCTACTTACTTTGTTCGTCCAGGCGCTCAGGCTGGTCCGCTGGCCACGCCATGCTCAAGTGCAGGAGGCGACATGA
- a CDS encoding VWA domain-containing protein, with protein MIDVLAAFHFLRPWWLLLVIPAVGLWWLQRRAADGRAGWRAVMDSSLLEALTVSGDGRNRFGPADLLLAGWFLAIAAVSGPTLRQVPSPFAQASRPAMFVVKVTPSMQGRDLAPTRLDRARQKISDLLTLREGAPTGLIAYAGSAHLVMPPTPDASVVSTMANALAPDVMPRQGDALGDAVKLAQETMAEAKQGGSIVVFADAAPVLSARPEGEAPVTLFAMLPAEQAIADPALRDAARTLGADLLAPTIDTSDVDALAKRLANAGPPPASRGESPRWEESGLWLVPLIVLLVLYWFRRGWVLA; from the coding sequence ATGATAGACGTGCTCGCAGCCTTCCACTTCCTGCGCCCCTGGTGGTTGCTGCTCGTTATTCCAGCTGTTGGGTTGTGGTGGTTGCAACGTCGCGCGGCCGACGGCCGTGCCGGTTGGCGCGCGGTAATGGACAGCTCTCTTCTTGAGGCTCTGACCGTATCGGGTGACGGCCGCAATCGGTTCGGGCCGGCCGATCTGCTTCTCGCTGGTTGGTTTCTGGCGATCGCAGCGGTCTCTGGCCCGACCTTGAGGCAGGTGCCATCGCCCTTCGCACAAGCTTCCCGCCCGGCCATGTTTGTTGTGAAGGTTACGCCCTCTATGCAGGGCCGAGATCTCGCGCCGACCCGTCTCGACCGCGCGCGTCAGAAGATCTCCGACCTTTTGACGCTTCGCGAAGGCGCGCCGACCGGTCTTATCGCTTACGCAGGTTCTGCTCACCTTGTGATGCCTCCGACGCCGGATGCATCGGTGGTGAGCACCATGGCCAATGCGCTTGCGCCCGACGTTATGCCCCGTCAGGGAGATGCTCTGGGCGATGCGGTGAAGCTGGCACAAGAAACGATGGCCGAAGCCAAACAAGGCGGATCAATCGTCGTATTTGCCGATGCGGCGCCCGTACTTTCGGCACGACCCGAAGGCGAAGCGCCGGTGACGCTTTTCGCCATGTTACCTGCCGAGCAAGCCATTGCTGATCCGGCATTGCGCGATGCCGCGCGCACGCTTGGCGCGGATCTGCTCGCGCCAACCATTGATACTAGCGATGTCGACGCGCTCGCGAAGAGGCTTGCCAATGCGGGGCCGCCGCCTGCTTCGCGCGGAGAGTCGCCGCGTTGGGAGGAATCGGGTTTGTGGCTCGTGCCGCTCATCGTGCTGCTGGTGCTCTACTGGTTCCGTCGCGGATGGGTGCTGGCATGA
- a CDS encoding DUF58 domain-containing protein, with protein sequence MAQEPRNSATDVRDAGVYVTMDALLRLKHRAKGFSFLPKQPVHSLLAGRHASRLRGRGLEFEELRPYYEGDDVRAIDWPSTARTGAPQLRVYTEERDRRVILLVDQRLSMFFGSRRAMKSVVAAEAAALSAWRVTSLGDRIGGIVFSESGLDEIVPRSRQAAIGPLFDAIVRHNTQLRGDDPRPTDPSLLNAAIERALRLLPHDGLLVMITDAAGANPETMRLVTKVTAHNDALTVFVSDPLEESLPDIGRMVVAYAQEQLEVDSSSSSLRSKFAANFKERRAAVESFSRKRTIPVLPLTTTRDTTEQFRELLGRRMARSLKPGHKAGVA encoded by the coding sequence ATGGCGCAGGAGCCTCGCAACAGCGCTACTGACGTCCGGGATGCGGGTGTTTACGTCACGATGGATGCGCTTTTGCGTCTGAAACATCGGGCGAAGGGCTTTAGTTTTCTCCCTAAACAGCCTGTGCATTCCCTCCTAGCTGGCCGACATGCTTCGCGGTTGCGTGGGCGCGGGCTCGAATTTGAGGAACTGCGGCCGTACTATGAGGGCGACGATGTTCGCGCCATCGATTGGCCTTCCACTGCGCGAACCGGAGCGCCGCAGTTGCGAGTCTACACAGAGGAACGTGATCGCCGCGTAATCCTGCTCGTGGACCAGCGGCTCAGCATGTTCTTCGGCAGCAGGAGAGCTATGAAGTCCGTTGTGGCTGCAGAGGCGGCCGCGCTTTCGGCTTGGCGGGTTACGTCCCTTGGCGATCGCATCGGCGGCATCGTCTTTTCGGAAAGTGGCTTGGACGAGATTGTTCCGCGTTCGCGTCAAGCTGCTATCGGGCCGCTGTTTGATGCCATCGTGAGACACAACACGCAGCTTCGCGGCGATGATCCGCGCCCCACCGATCCCAGCTTGTTGAACGCAGCAATTGAGCGCGCATTGCGGCTGTTGCCGCATGACGGGCTGCTTGTGATGATTACCGATGCAGCGGGTGCGAATCCCGAAACGATGCGCTTGGTGACGAAAGTAACCGCTCACAACGATGCGCTGACCGTCTTCGTGTCCGATCCTTTGGAAGAGAGTTTGCCCGACATCGGCCGTATGGTCGTTGCTTATGCTCAAGAACAGCTTGAAGTCGACAGTTCTTCAAGCAGCTTGCGCAGTAAGTTTGCGGCGAACTTCAAAGAGAGACGCGCAGCGGTCGAGAGCTTTTCGCGCAAGCGGACCATCCCGGTACTTCCGCTCACGACGACGCGCGACACCACGGAACAATTCCGGGAGCTTCTTGGTCGCCGCATGGCAAGATCCCTCAAGCCTGGCCACAAAGCGGGTGTGGCGTGA